CTGCCGCCGACCCTGCGAGCGGCCTCTACCCGGTGGAAATCAAGGTGGCTCCGCAGGGCAAGCGTTTCGCGCCCGGCTTGTTCGCACAAGTGGACATCGTGCCGTCGAAATCGAGAACCTACACCACCGTGCCGATTGAAGCCATCGTGGAAGGCGACGGAAAATCGGCGTTCGTGTTCGCCCTGCAAGCCGATGGGGAAAGCGTGAAAAAAGTACCCATTCAAATCGCGTTTTTGGAAGGCAATCGGGCGGTCATCGCGTCGGGGCTGGAAGGCGTGGCGGAGGTGGTGACGAGCGGCGCGCCGTATTTGAGCGAGAAGAAGAAGGTCAAAAAATACTAAGCCAGCTTACTCAACAATCTTTTCTGCCATGAAAATTTTAGCCTTTTTCAACGCCCTGCTCTACGCCCTCATCGCCGGTCAGGGATTCTACATGCTGCTCGGCGGCTCGCAGGCGCTCAAGCAACTTTCCGTCGGCGCGTTCATCGAGCAGCGGCAATCAGTGGACAAGGCCATCGCCCGGAACCTTAGCGCCTCCTACTTGCTCACGCTGATTTACAGCGCCTCGTACATTGTTCTTTTAGTCTGGAACGGGGGGGCGACTCAACTACAAGTGGCAGCCACCATAATGGCTTTCCTGCTGCTGGTGGCCGATGTGCTTATCGCCACCAGAGGAAATGCGCCGTTGAACAAGGAAATCAACACATGGCAGGCACACGCATACCCGATGGATTGGACCACGCACCGCGACTTGTGGATTAGGCACATGACTTGGCGCAATTGGTTGGCCATTTTTGCGCTCGTCGCATTTTTGTTCGGCGATGCGATGTAAAACAATTTATGCCGCCAATTGAAAATCCAATTTCAACTCGGTCAAAAGTTGGAAAAGGTCTTTCGTGAATCGGTCTTTCAATTCTTGGAATTGTTCGATGGCCTCATCATCAGGTTCAGGGTATGACCTGTGGCGTTCGATAGCCCGATTGGTTTGGTCAATCAACTCGTACAGGCGAGCGATTTCTAATTTTTTACCTTCTAGCTTTTTCATCTTCAAAACTTTAGTTCAAGAATGCCTTTGTCAAACCCCTTTCGGTCGTAACAATAAAGCTTGAGCCAATAATCCCGGTCGTCCAATGTTTTTGAACGAAGCGGATGAAGTTCTGGATGTTCAGGCTCAAAAAAGACATCAAGAGTCTTGGCATATTTTCTACGCAAGAGCCACCGAGTCTTTTTCGTCTTGTTGTAAATCTCAAAAGCTACAAACACCACGAGGTCAATGCCTTTGGGATATTTTTTCAAAGTCGTGAAACTGCCATTTACCCAAACGTACAACGGCTTTATTTCAGCCATACTCAACTCCTTTAAAAACGCCTTGAACGACGCATATAAAGTCTCCCGTCGGGTATTGAAAACAAAATGCCTTTCAATATCCTCAAGCGAAGCGGGTATTGCCTCATAAGGTTTCAAGTAGCCAAACTCATCAAAGTTCAACATTGCAAAACCGAAGTGCTGCAAAAATAAACAGTCTGCCATGAAAATCGCCGAATTTTCCGTCCGCAACCCCCAATTCACCTTCATCATTTTTTGCTTTGTCATGGCGCTCGGCATCGGGGCCTTGCTCAATATGCCCCGCGCCGAAGACCCCAAGTTCGCGCCGCCCGGCTACAACATCGTCATCGTGTATCCCGGCGCCGGGCCTGCCGAAATCGAGAACAAAATCACCGACAAGGTGGAAGCCCGCCTCGGCGCGCTCGAAAACATAGACAGGATGCCCTCGCTCTCGCTCAACGGCCTCATGATTCTGACCATCGAGTTCAAGCACGGCGAGGATGCCGACAAAAAGTACGAAGAGGTGGTGCGCGAAATCAACGCCCTCCGCCCCGAACTTCCGCAGGACATTTACCGCATCACCATTCAGCGATTTACGTCGTCGGACGTGGCGATTCTGCAAAGCGCGATTGTTTCTGAAAACGCCTCCTACGCCGACCTCCGCCGCGAGGCCGAACGTCTGGAAGAATCTTTGGAAAAAATAAGCGGCATCAAGGCCGCCGACACTTGGGGCTTCCCCAAACGCGAAGCCCGCATCAGCCTCAACTTGCCGAAAATGGCCGCCGAAGGCATCCCCGTAAGCCGCGTGCTGGGCGCTTTGCAAAGCGAAAACGTGTCCATCCCCGGCGGCGCGGTCAACGTCGGCGAGCGCCAGTTTTTTGTGGAAACCAGCGGCGACTACGAGGACATCGAGGAAATCAAAAACACCGTCATCAATGGCAACAACGGCCAAATCGTCTATCTCAAAGACCTCGCCGAGGTGGAATGGGCTTACGAAGAGCCGCGCCACTTGGCCCGCATCAACGGCGTGCGCAGCGTGTGGGTCACCGCCCGCATGAAGGACGAGCAAAACATCTTCAACGTCGGCAAAGAAGTGGAGCAAAAAGTGGCCGAATGGCGCAGCGCCTTGCCCGCCAGCATGGACTATGTGAAGGTGTTCGACCAGAATGACTCGGTGCGCAAAAGGCTAGGGCGCTTCGCCAAAGACTTCGGCATCGCCATCACGCTCGTGCTGCTCACACTGCTGCCCCTCGGCTGGCGCGCCGCGCTCGTGGTGATGATTTCCATCCCGCTCAGCATCTCCATCGGCCTTTTTGCCCTCGACCAAATGGGCTACTCTTTGAACCAACTTAGCATCGTCGGCCTCATCATCGCGCTCGGCATTTTGGTGGACGACAGCATCGTGGTGGTGGAAAACATAGAGCGATGGCTGCGCGAAGGACACAGCCGCGTGGAGGCGGCCATTCTCGCCACCAAACAAATCGGCCTCGCGGTGCTGGGCTGCACGGCCACGCTCGTTTTGGCCTTCCTGCCGCTCGTTTTTTTGCCCGAAGCGTCGGGCGATTTCATTCGCTCGCTGCCTTTGGCCGTCGTGCTCACGGTGTTGGCCTCGCTGTTCGTGTCGCTCACCATTGTGCCGTTTTTGAGCAGCCGCCTTTTGGCAGAACACCACGACCCACGCGGCAACATCTTCCTGCGTGGCCTCAAATGGCTCATTTCCGGCACCTATGCCAAAGTACTGCACCTCGCGCTCGCGTGGCCGCGCCTGACGATGGTGGCCGCCACCGTCCTCTTCTTCGCCATCGTGAGTTTGGCCGGAAAAGCGGGGTTCGCCCTCTTCCCCGCCAGCGAGCGCCCGATGTTTTACATTGACGTGGAAATGGCCGCCGGAACGAGTTTGGAACAAACCAACCGCACGGTGCAAATGGTTGATTCCGTGTTGAATGAATACACCGCGCCGGGTTTTCGCAGTTCCGAATTTGGAATGAAAAACGCCCTGCTGACTTCCTTAAAAGCAGGTGAACAACCAACAACGAACAACAAACAACAAACAACAAAGTATTCCGGGGGTAAAGCCAAAATCACTTGGTACGCCTCCAACGTCGGTCGCGGCAACCCGCGCATTTATTACAACGTGATTCGGGAAAAAGAGGCCGCCGACTACGGGCAGGTGTTTGTTCAATTGGAAGACCGCACGCCACCGCCCGTGAAAATCGAGTTGCTCGACGAGTTGAGGGAAAAATTTAAAAACACGCCCGGCGCGGTCATCAACGTCAAGAACTTCGAGCAGGGGCCGCCCATCGAAGCGCCCATCGTGATTCGGGTTTTTGGTGAAAACTTGGACACCCTGCGCCGTTTGGCCGCCCAAGTCGAGACCCTCATCAGCGAGACGGAAGGAACGATGTATGTGGACAACCCGATTGCGACCATCAAGACCGATTTGCAGGTCATCACCAACAAGGAAAAAGCCGCCACGCTCGGCGTGCCGGTGGTGGAAGTGGACCGCATGGTGCGGCTCGCCATCGCGGGGCTGAACGCCGGCAGTTTCACCTACAAGACCGACGGCGAGGAGTACAACATGACCGTCACCGTGCCGAAGGAAGGCGCGTTCGCCACCCTCGACGCGCTCAAAAACCTGTACGTCAACAACGTGTTCGGCAAGGCCGTGCCGCTCAACCAAGTCGCGGAAATGCAATTCAAGCCCTCGCCCAACTTCATCCAGCACTACGACAAAGACCGTTTTACCGCTGTCACGGCTTTTGTGAAAAGCGGCTACTACGCCGCCGAAATCAACGGTAAAATCAAGGAAAAACTGAAAGCCATGACCTTCCCCGCAGGTTATCGCTACGTCGTGGCGGGCGAGGAGGAGAGCGCGCAGCGTTCGTTCGGCGGCATGGGCACCATCGTTCTGCTGACGATTTTTGGCCTGCTGGCCGTGCTGATTTTGGAATTCAAGACCTTCCGAAGCACCCTCATCGTGCTGTCGGTCATTCCGCTCGGCATCATCGGTGCTGTGCTGATTTTGCTGGCGACGGGCTACCCGTTCTCGTTCACGGTGGTGGTCGGTCTCATCGCGCTCATGGGCATCGAGGTGAAAAACTCGATTCTGCTCGTGGATTTCACCAACCAACTCCGCGCCGAAGGTCGAAGTCTAGACGACGCGATTCAGGAGGCGGGCGAGATTCGCTTCGTGCCGATTTTGCTGACCTCGCTCACGGCCATCGGTGGCCTCACGCCCATCGCAATCGAGGAAAATCCGCTCTATTCGCCGCTGGCCTATGTCCTCATCGGCGGCCTTATTTCCTCGACTTTGCTCTCGCGCATCGTGACGCCGGTGCTGTACAAGTTGCTGGCGCCGAGGGTGGTGTGAGGCTATAAGTCGGTAAACAGGTCTAAATATTTCAAGCCGGGAACGCGCCTGAAATCAAAGTCATTTCGAGAGAGAAGTGTAAAATCGCAAACGAGTGCCGTAGAAGCAATCACAGCATCCGGCAATTTGATTTTGAGCGAGCGCCGGATTTCGATTGTTTTGTTCACGATGCGGTCGTCGAGCGGCAAAACGATGCTTCGTCAATGAAGTTTTCTACTTGTTTTGCTGCTGCGGCGGTAGGTGCTTGCCAACCCAACAATTCGATTTTTGAAATGACGGAGAGGAAACTGCCAGATTCGTTCATTGCCTTTTCGAGAAAGTCCATCCCTTTCTCAGGCA
This Saprospiraceae bacterium DNA region includes the following protein-coding sequences:
- a CDS encoding efflux RND transporter permease subunit; its protein translation is MKIAEFSVRNPQFTFIIFCFVMALGIGALLNMPRAEDPKFAPPGYNIVIVYPGAGPAEIENKITDKVEARLGALENIDRMPSLSLNGLMILTIEFKHGEDADKKYEEVVREINALRPELPQDIYRITIQRFTSSDVAILQSAIVSENASYADLRREAERLEESLEKISGIKAADTWGFPKREARISLNLPKMAAEGIPVSRVLGALQSENVSIPGGAVNVGERQFFVETSGDYEDIEEIKNTVINGNNGQIVYLKDLAEVEWAYEEPRHLARINGVRSVWVTARMKDEQNIFNVGKEVEQKVAEWRSALPASMDYVKVFDQNDSVRKRLGRFAKDFGIAITLVLLTLLPLGWRAALVVMISIPLSISIGLFALDQMGYSLNQLSIVGLIIALGILVDDSIVVVENIERWLREGHSRVEAAILATKQIGLAVLGCTATLVLAFLPLVFLPEASGDFIRSLPLAVVLTVLASLFVSLTIVPFLSSRLLAEHHDPRGNIFLRGLKWLISGTYAKVLHLALAWPRLTMVAATVLFFAIVSLAGKAGFALFPASERPMFYIDVEMAAGTSLEQTNRTVQMVDSVLNEYTAPGFRSSEFGMKNALLTSLKAGEQPTTNNKQQTTKYSGGKAKITWYASNVGRGNPRIYYNVIREKEAADYGQVFVQLEDRTPPPVKIELLDELREKFKNTPGAVINVKNFEQGPPIEAPIVIRVFGENLDTLRRLAAQVETLISETEGTMYVDNPIATIKTDLQVITNKEKAATLGVPVVEVDRMVRLAIAGLNAGSFTYKTDGEEYNMTVTVPKEGAFATLDALKNLYVNNVFGKAVPLNQVAEMQFKPSPNFIQHYDKDRFTAVTAFVKSGYYAAEINGKIKEKLKAMTFPAGYRYVVAGEEESAQRSFGGMGTIVLLTIFGLLAVLILEFKTFRSTLIVLSVIPLGIIGAVLILLATGYPFSFTVVVGLIALMGIEVKNSILLVDFTNQLRAEGRSLDDAIQEAGEIRFVPILLTSLTAIGGLTPIAIEENPLYSPLAYVLIGGLISSTLLSRIVTPVLYKLLAPRVV